A stretch of the bacterium genome encodes the following:
- a CDS encoding cytochrome B produces the protein MRRPRTAFFDLSCCEGCQLQVVNAGELLLEIVNLIDLVEFREAMSERHDGPLDVAFVEGSVTDEHAAARLREIRGRAKVLVALGSCASTGGVNGMKNAFDLAEIGRVVYGDGRRFFPTATTRALHQVVPVDYTIHGCPIAIPELLTVLKCILAGIPYTVPDQAVCTECKRNENVCLYDRGVTCLGPVTRAGCNSWCVNNGNICYGCRGLVSNPNEKGMLQVLTSRGISLEHVVRRMEMYNRCREEGPERAR, from the coding sequence ATGAGACGACCCAGGACCGCATTCTTCGATCTGTCCTGCTGCGAAGGCTGCCAGCTCCAGGTGGTGAACGCCGGCGAGCTGCTGCTCGAGATCGTCAACCTCATCGACCTCGTGGAGTTCCGCGAGGCGATGAGCGAGAGGCACGACGGGCCCCTCGACGTCGCCTTCGTCGAGGGCAGCGTCACGGACGAGCACGCCGCGGCGCGCCTGCGGGAGATCCGCGGGCGCGCGAAGGTCCTCGTCGCGCTCGGCTCCTGCGCGAGCACCGGCGGGGTCAACGGCATGAAGAACGCCTTCGACCTCGCCGAGATCGGGCGCGTCGTCTACGGCGACGGCCGGCGCTTCTTCCCGACGGCGACCACGCGGGCGCTGCACCAGGTCGTGCCCGTGGACTACACGATCCACGGCTGCCCGATCGCCATCCCCGAGCTGCTGACCGTGCTCAAGTGCATCCTCGCCGGCATCCCCTACACGGTGCCGGACCAGGCGGTCTGCACGGAGTGCAAGCGCAACGAGAACGTCTGCCTCTACGACCGCGGCGTGACCTGCCTCGGCCCGGTGACGCGGGCCGGCTGCAACTCCTGGTGCGTGAACAACGGCAACATCTGCTACGGCTGCCGCGGCCTCGTGAGCAACCCGAACGAGAAGGGGATGCTCCAGGTGCTCACGTCGCGGGGCATCAGCCTCGAGCACGTGGTCCGCAGGATGGAGATGTACAACCGCTGCCGCGAGGAGGGCCCCGAGCGTGCCCGCTAA